AGCTGGAGTCCAATTGAAAGAATTTTTCCTCAAAAGATCAGTAAGTGGCTTGCTAATGGCACCATAATCCTTCACAAATTTTCTGTAATAACCAGTGAGTCTAAGAAAGCCTCTTAAGTCTCTGGTAGAAGTAGGTAGGGGCCGACTCTGCATAGCTGCTATTTTGTTTGGGTCAGCACATACACCAGCAGGAGTGATAATGTGGCCTAAGTATTCTAACTGTGATTGGCCAAAACAACATTTTGACAGCTTTGCAAAAAGTTGGTGCTGCCTTAGTAATGAAAAAACAATCTTCAAATGCTCAAGATGCTCAGCCATGGAAGAACTGTATATGaggatatcatcaaaaaaaaaactagtacaaacttcctcaaatagGGATCAAAGACTTCATTCATAAGGGCTTGAAAAGTTGCAGGAGCATTGGTGAGGCCAAAAGGCATTACCTTAAATTCATAGTGGCCATGATGAGTTCTGAATGCAGTCTTGAAGATATCCGCAGTATTGACCAGTATCTGATGATAACCTGCTCTCAGATCAATTTTAGAAAGCACTTTGAATCCCTTTAACTCATCTAAAAGTTCATCAACCAGTGGAATGGGAAACTTGTCTTTAATGGTAATGTTGTTAAGTCTCCGGTAATCTACACAAAATCTCCAAGAACCATCTTTCTTTTTAACAAAGAGAATTGGAGATGCAAAAGGACTGTGGCTATGCTGAATGATGCCAGAAGACATCATTTCCTTGACCAAATTTTCAACTACCACTTTCTGGATGTAAGGACATTTATAAGGTCTTTGGTTATGAGGTTGGGAATCAGGTTTTAATGGAATTGAGTGATCCAGGGTTCTATGAGGGGGTAAAGAAGTTGGTTCAGCAAATATGTCATTAAATTAAGATAGTAGTGGCAGTAATGGAGTAGGTACTGGAGGTGGAATAGGTGAAGTGGTAACAGAAAAAAGATGACCAATAATGCCATGTGTTGTTTTTTCTAAAAAATACTAACAGCTGAACCACTCATCATGAGTAGGGAAGGTGAAGTGGTAGTGCCTTGTAAGGTGATTTGTTGACCTTGATGAAGAAAAGAAACACTAAGTTATAGACAACATCACCCAACTTTTTAAGCCAATCAACACCTAGTACCATATCACATCCTCCAAGTGGAAGTAACCTCAAATCTTCAGTGAACTGATAACCCTGCATATTCCAATGAAGTTGATGACAAATACCAGTACTCATTGTTTTCTGTCCATTGGAAACTGTAACCAACATCGGAGCAGTTTGCTCCACGTTGCATTTGCGCTTAGCAtccaaagaagaataaaaaaaaactagttgtGCTACCAGTATCAATAAGTATGGAGATATAATTTTTCTTAAGGAGACCGGGAATTCTTATAGTATCACCTGCGACAGTACCAATGAGGGCATGGAGTGAAATTTCCATGTCAGAGTCAATCGGAGATTCCACTACTTCCTAAAAAATTTCCTCCTCGTGATCTAATTCTTGAGAGTCAAAACTTTCAGTTTGCACCATGAACAACTGTTGTCTACCTTTGCACTTATGGCCCATTGAGTAAACTTCATCACAATTGTGACAAAGACCCTTATCTTTGTGAATGTGTATCTGCTCTTGTGTCAGTCTCTTAAGTGGACTGGATTGGCTGATGCAGGCTTAAGTGGTGTGGGTGAATAAGCCTTTGGGGTTGTAGGAGCTGACTTTGAAGCAGTTTATGAAGTTAAAAGTGGTTTAGGAGGAAAGGTGGTGGCAGAGAAAGCTCTAGAGTTAGTAAAAGAGCTGGAGTTGGACCTAACACTTTTGGCGGAGGTAGATTGACATTTCTATTCCTCCACTCTTGCTAAGGAAAAATCTTGTGCAAGTTATTTTGGGTAAAACATAGCCACAGAATTGCGCAATTCGTCCTTCAACCCACTAATGAAACTCATGACAGAATAATGCTCACTTAAAGATGGATTGTTAGCAAGCATAAGAGCTTTAAGAgcttcaaattcttcaaaatacTCTTCTACAGAGTTAAGCTGTACCAGTTTATTAAAACTACAGAGTTAAGCTGTACCAGTTTATTAAAACTACCAATAAAATTTTCTTCAACAGGATTTTCAAATCTGACACAAATACCATGAGCAAATTCAAACCAGTTTATACGATTTCTACCAACCTGAAAATTGAGAAACCATTTATCAGCCTTGCCATCAAGATAGATAGCTGCTATATCCACTCTGCGAGTCTCATCgatgttgtgaagaaaaaaatatcattcACATTTTTTGATCCATCCACGAGAATTGTCACCATAAAATCGTGGAAAATCAAGCTTGGGTACTCGATTGAAGTGACTTTGAATCCCTCTTTGAGGAATGGTACCAAAAATTGGAGGATTCTTTGGTTGAACACCATGGTTTGGTCCACCTGAATCATCCTGGTGAATGGATCTCGATGCAGAAGGTAATCAGGCTAGTAATTCATCAAACCGTTTGTTAATAATCGCCTGGTTCGAATCAGTCTGTTGTTGTTGTAGAAGAAACTTGTCTTCAATAGCAGCAAAGCGATCATCAGAGCTCAGCTGATTACGTTGAACCAGTTCTAATATATCATTTACTGTCTTAATGTCGGAAGCACCCATCGGAAAAAAATAAATTGTGTTGGCTCTGATGCCAAATGTACTGTACTCAGTACAATTTGGAGTTCAAGAAGCTAAGAACTAAGAAATCTGGTTCCTATGGAACGCAGCCATAACTACAGCATTCAGATATTTTCATTAATGAAATGGAAGAAGGTTCTTACATCATAAATAGAAATGATTAACCTAGTAATAACGGTCAGATAGTGCACACCTGTCACTATTTGATCGGTCATTACTTACCCTATCAGACCATAGTTATTACAACACCAATAATCAGCTAAGGGCAACCAGAGTGCCACTACTACAAGAGAACAAGACATGTGATCATATGACACATGGTATATGGTACGGATATTGCAAGATCATGAATTCAAGACTTAGGGCTAAGTAGTGAAGAAAGAAAACGGAGTTGTTGGAAAATTCACATGCTATAACGCTACAGGCTTTAACTATGTGACATGTTGTGGTATCTCTCGTTGCGTCCGAGCTTCTAATCATAGATAAAGCTTTACGGGCAGATTACAGCCCAGCATTTGATATTCACTGTAAAACATAACCATTCATATAACAGTAATTACTATCCAATTTTCTGTTAAGCAGGTGTGGTAAATGACATCCACCGTACCTTTTCTCCAAGCATTTGTCTACACTGTTGTCACGTATCCAAAAGTTAGATATGCTTATACGCAGAGTAAATGAAGTTACAATTGTCTAAAATGCACATCTTTTTTATATCTGAACCTCAAAATGCATACCTAACGCAATACAAATTGCGTATAGCACTCATATTTTATGACAATGGTAAAGATGTGTGATAAACAGGGGATTTCCATTACCACCTGCAAAGTGGATGGTGCCAAATCGAAGTGTATAGATATTTCTAAATATTCAATGGTGCCAAAAATCTCATGATGAGTCCCCAAAGAGCCATACTAAACTTCTGTAGAAGCCACAAAGAATAACCACATTCATTTGTTCCTGCCTTATATACACTATAATGCTATAGCTTTATAAGAGCATTGTAGTAACTACAACAACAGGGTTAATTTTCTTTTGTGACTTGCACACTTAAAGCTATCATAGTCAACTCACTAGTCTGATTCTCTCTTAGGAGTTACACTAAAAGAGCCACTTGACTTGAAACAGAAAAATGAGTTTTAAATGTCCCCCTGCATCTTATGGTTAAGTTGATGTTACCTTACATTTTCAACCAGTAAAGAGCCTCGCCCGTATTGTCAAATGTGATGGGACAAGATATAAGACATGATGATGTGTTACAGCCACACGGACACGGTGTCAGTGTCTTGTGTCCAATACGTTACCTTGACACGACAACGTAAAAAACTAGAAAATGGGAACACGGCATATACAAAATAGATCAGTAGTTTATTATAGATAGCAAAATACATACATACAAATACATACATTGATTAATACAAAAAACAGCATTGCAAAAAAACAGAGTACACTGATATTTTCTACGTATCTTCATGGTCTGATAGGTTAGCTGTAGTAGTTGGCCTGTGGCTCAACTGTCACTACATAGTGGAGTTATGTACATTAAGGCCTGAATTGGCTAATTCTTGTTCTGTAGGTGCAACCAAGCTAGTTTCATCAGCAAAAACATCCCAATAATGAGTAGGTCCTTTGACATATCTATCTTCGTTTCTTGATAATAATCTGATGCTACTATGAACATAGACTAGATCCTCTGCTCTCTTAGGACGGAGCTAAGGAAAAATATCTTATGCAGAATATCCTTACAGATGTCAATCTAAGGTATAAATctcaattgttaatattttattagattTCTTGGGAAGTGAGCCGTATCCGACGAGTCTGACACATGTGTCCGTGTCTAAACGTGTCGACAcggcaaaaaacaaaacaaaaaaaaactagagTCTAAAACTAAATAAACAGATAAAATTTCAACTTTTAATTTCTGGATTACTCCTCTTATAAGAACTCTCCAGACACACTGTATGGAACTCAGGATATCTTTACTTGTAAGATGGGTGGGTGAACTTACATGATGGTTACCTCCTTCTATCATCAAAATAGCTACTTCTGTTTTCTCAACAAGTTTGAAGGTTTACACCTTTCAGAAATACGAGATATGAAGCAGCTATATTTGGACATGTAGAAGATGGAAGTGAGCTCTTTTTCTGGTATGCAAGCTCTAAAGAGGTATTATATAGATGTAATGCATAGTAGCGACCTTTTTACACCTATATCAAAATTACTTAAACAGTAACAACAAATACAACTATAAGTTTTTCATTTCATTGACACGAAGGACAAATATAAATGTCAAAGACACTTCGATAACAGAAAAATTATAGTCTATATTCTTTCATGGATCATGGTAAAAGTTGCACATATCCAGTTGAGACAGCTACCACTAATATAATAATAGGTGGAATAATTACAAAGGCTGCAATTGTGGAGAAGAAAAATGTATCGTTCCTCTGAGAAACATCATCCAAGTAAGCTTTTCTTTTGATGTTTCTCTTCTGTGAAATGGTTAAGAAAGTAGCACTCACcttctttagattttttttaccCAACAGAATGCTGAAATCCTCACCTTCTCTATCTCCCACCAATTGCATGAGTTGTTCGCGAATTGTCAATCGATTTGATTTCCCGTCACTTGCATTACCTAGTTATTATGGAATTATTAAAGTAGGATATTCAAGCGAAATGAATGACTGTAGTACAGTCACTGTACGCAGATTGTTGTTTGATTTTTATTACattcatataagaagaagaagaagaagaaaggtgaaTATATACCATCAGTGGAAGAGCTCAATTGTTCCAAGAGATCAAGTTGAGTTCGAGCAGAAGAGAGCGATCCTGTacagaaaagaagacaagctATGAAATTCCATCCAAAAAAAAACTGTACAACATCAATCTGCCAATACACCAAGTGTTATTTATAGAGAGAAAAACAAATAAACTGTTGTAGCCATATTGAAGTATCCCCAAAAACTGTACCATTAGAGCCAggaggttcttcttcttcatctgttaCTCCTTCCGCTCCTTCCGAATGTATAGCTACagtaaaggaagaagaagaatagaaatgGTTTGCCGCAAGTGAATTTGAAGAAGATAAGGAGAGtctattgaaaaagaacaagtgATTGtgttttgatacaaaactaacagAATGGGAAAGTAGATTTGGGTGGAGAGGAACAGAACCGATATTCAAAGCCATCCCCAGGTAGAGTAGAAATAAATGATTGCAAGTTATTTAGATCCGCCATCTCAAATCACAAAATCTTTTGCATTTTTCAAAATAAACCTCCACCACCAGATTTATGTTATTTTCCATTTACACAGGAGACAACCACATTCCAGATTCTATTTTctctcaaaaaataaataaatccaaattCTAGGTAAATCGCAGGTTAGATCCAGCGGATTATAAACAAAAAGGGGTGAAACCCAACCCGCTCCATAGAGATTAATAGGGGTAGGGCTATTAGGTGGGTTGGGGGTCCACACCTTATATTTCAAGGGGAAATTAGGCTAACGCCCggcccatggataacccataatatgaggtccttaattaaaaaaagtttaaatctagaccccgagttattaaaagacattcatgcccttttatttattgtcaagtcccaaattaaataaaatttaaatttaatcccaaaattattaaagtatagtgtgaatgtgtaaacagatgttacacatgcatatgacatgtgtatccagaaattacacatccatatggcatgtataatgcaaagttacacatcaaaaaaaatagacaactttaatattcatttacaacaattttttagcatgtgtaactagaatttacacacgcatctgtctatGTAACTGAGAATTACatataattgagagttacacatgcatcggACTTGTGTATTTAgcatcaactccagttccagcgagacctacaatataacaacaagcaattagTTTTTATAAGATTAAATGAAAAGCAATGTATATTCAATTTCACATACATCTAAGTAGTGAAACTAGCAGTTACCCATGCAACTGACTAGTGTAACTAAGAGTTGCACATCCATATTGGAATTCAGCACCAGAATCAATAAAGGCAAGAATATAAGCATGATTACCAAGTGTATAATGTTCAAAACACTGATTTCTGCAGTACAACTACGAGTTAAAGGTTCATCATTTCCGGGCAAACGAAGAATAGGAAACAAAATATAGACTGAGGCATGCTGGACTAACCTTGTAGTAGTATCAAACGCAATTTCATTAAGTTCTCTTGCTTTAGTTGAGTTGCATTGTTCATGATGAGCTGACCGGGTAACATAATGCAAAGTATGAGTTAACAACAAAAGAACTGGCCATTTTTGTATCTAGTTTTCGAAAATTAAAGAACCTGGACTAAGGGTTGACTGTCACGAAGACCAGTTTTACTTGATACTTGAATAAGTAATATTTTGGGGCTCAGCCACTTTATGATCCAGTCCAGTGCCAGTGGGATGACTGTTTGAGCCTGTTAGGATTCTAAGGGGCACACATTAGGGTTCAGGACGTAGTTATAAAAACCACTACCAGAAAGAAAGAGTTTCCCTTTATCTCACAGAAGAAAAACCAGATAAATATATTTTCAACTTTTACACATTCAAATAGCATGTGTAATTGACAGTTACACATCCAACTAGCTTGTGTAACTGTCATACATAATTTTTGGTTGCAAGGTTCATTCATTTTGGCATGTGTAATTAGAAGTTACTCATGCATATGTCTAGTGTAATtcacagttacacatgcatcctaattgtgtaattaggagttacacaagcatataacatgtgtaaccagaagttacacatataaatAACATGAGTTACATATATAAATAACTTGTGTATATCACAAGGTCTACTAGGAAACATCTAAATCGAATACGAGCTATAAATGTTTCCTAATTACTAAGGAAAGCATACGAGCTAAATACAATGGACTTCATTTAAGACAGAATACAGAAAGCAAAGTAGAAAGGACGCAGGTCACGAGATTTACCGGAGAGACAACATCACCGACAAAACGTGTCACCTGAAATCCACGAACATAGCTCTTATTAACAAAACTAGAATGACTAACAATTTACCATTTCCATTACTTGCATATAGGCAGACACAGGGTCATTTGGATTTGGCTCAAGGACTGCATTATAGTAAGACCAAAGTAACAAATCCATCATTAGGCTGCTATTACATCTACTAATCTAAAATGAAATTCACTAACTAAACACTCTTAAAACAAGCATGTATAATCAGCTGGTACAcataaaatgcatgtgtaatttggagttacacatgATATGAAatgtgtaactgggagttacatatgcaatattaagaaatgaacaaaaatgaaaagaaaatcacACAATCAACAAATCCAAAATCCAGAGTAGTTTAGGAAGATGATTTAAATACTTACAACTATTTTCTCGGCTGCTTCACAGATTTTATCGACTTTGGCTTTTAATAATCCTTTAAATACCATTTAaactctacaaaaaaaaaagagaaaatcatttaaaattttgaCAAAACCATGACATTCTCAAGAACTTAagattcaaaatcaaaaagtGAGTTTTATCTTTTTGGTATGCATCGTCAATCTATTGCAGGTGTAAACTCCTGCTTCTTGAAGCTTCTTAATGTCTATCAGttagcatgtgtatctataagttacacttctaattagcatgtgtaactagtagctacacatccatttagttagtgtacctaaaagttacacatctaattagcatgtgtaactagtagctacacatacTTTTAACTTCCAAGTTAACACACTCAGCAATTGATATGTAAAAAACAGATCAATCTTAGCTTGCCAAGTTAGAATCACGCACACGTCCATTATAAACTCCAGCATTAATCTCATCAAGCGCACACCATGGTATCTGCAGTGGATTTAAAAGTTACAACAGCATACCGCCACTAACTGATCATACACTAGTAAAACAGATGAAAGATGCTAACATTGTTCCTAAACAACATGAACTATGAAATGTACCAaccaatcaatgaaaaatttttTATTGAAAACTGACAAAAGGACATACCAGCAGTATTGCTCTAAGACCCTTATACATACAAAAATTCATATGTAatcagcagttacacatgcatatggcatgtgtaattgtTAGTTACATATGTAAGTCATTCGAATCTGCACAAGCCACGTCTGGATCCAATCCAATAACTACATGCCTAGCTTAAAACAAATCCAAAGGAAAGTATGTAACTACAAAGTGGAAGATTCATTCCATTCGGGAGCTACAAAATGGAATAACTTAACAAGATTAAACCATATCTGTATTTATACTTTTAAGATCAGAAATAAAATTGACGACACATTGCTACCTGGTCACAATCTACTGGCGTAAGTGGTTGCTTCCCAAAATTTTCCTTTCACATAAAAAATGCCAATATCAATACAGTTAGACCATGAATAGCTGATAATACCACAAAATAACTAAGTGAAGGAAACATAATCAATCAAAAATATAACCATACCTTATGTAATCTGACCCGAGCAAGTGATTCCTTGATAGAATTTTCCATTATTGTTAGATCCTCTATATTGTTTATCTTATTTGGATCCTTCCAACAGCCGAAACAGTGCAGCCGACCGCAAACTTAATCATAtaattatccaaattttgaatttgTATAGCAAGCTGCAACAAGTAAGCAGTGTTGGCTGACACAAATGGATAATTTTATAGTTCAAGAAGGCAGAGGGCCCTACATTCATTTAAACATCAGTTTGGGGGCTAGTGCAATGAGGTAAGTGAAATTCAAATAATTAAGTACATGACCGCTAATACAAACAACAACCAAATAATTGAGATGAGAAATATTTATGGAGTGGCACCTCAGTCTATTACGCATTTCCGATAGTTGAGCTTGCAAGAGTCTCGACTGATTTGTCAGCACCTGTCAGTATTACATTTACTTATGACAACATGGAGTACATATTGAattccataaaataaaataaaaatgaatgatATAGTTACTGTCATTCGTGAGGCATACCTCAACAGCTTGAGTACTGCAAAAATGGACCCTTCTCTCTTGTTTTCCTATTAAAAGGGTGATATCTGGTTTTTGGTCTGGTAAAGAAAAAATGGTGAATGGTGTTAAAAAAGACACTTGATGGTAAGTCTACAGAGTGTCTCTCGACAATGCTTAAAGTCATACATACCTTGTGCCAAAAAACTCTTGTATATTTACGTCATGGTCCAATTTCTTAAATGTTTTCTTTAGTGCCTGTCAAGGATGATGCTTAGAGTGTCAATCACCGAAACACGTACGGCAAGTCAAAGTTATAAGAATCATAAAATCAGGAGGAAATATTAATACATCATGAGGAATTAGTTTACCTCAAGGCTCTCAAGCTTCTTGTTCCAACAAAATGTAAATGATTGAAGCTGTTATTGTCGCTTGAGTTCATTTTATTAATTTAAGATTAAACAAATCCAATCCAATAACTCATGGCAAAACAATTGCAGGAATAACacttgcatagagactcaacaagAATCAGATGAGCTTGAAATAGTGAAGAAGAGCTCATTCATGCCTTTTCTCAAACATATGATGTGTATTGTCTCTGTTAATGGATAAACAACTTTTCCAGTAATTTTTGAGCCTCTCTGTATCACCTTCCCTGCaacaattccacatccaacacaAAACACAATCATAAAATCATTCAAACACAACAAAACACGGTATAAAGTTCTAGTTTAAGCAACACCTGTATTAGTTTAAACCTACTAAGAATCATTTCAAAGATTCGTAACaccaaaaaattgaaatcaagcCTAAAATTAGATCGGAATTAAGAGAAAACTTAATATTACACATGTAGTCAATCAATTGAACCACAAATCCTTTACGAATATCGCCATTGAACACTTTCTCATTCAACTGAGTTGCTAAAACAGCATATTGAGACGAAACTGAGTCAGAAACAAGTAATTGAAGCCGATCTTGTGATTTACCAGTAGATTTTCTATCTAAATACTCGAACTAGAGGTTTTAAGTTTGAATCGCCTCTAAGAATAGCAGAAATCGCATTATGAGTTAATTCACAGACATTTTCACTGAATTTTTATAGGTTTTGGATTACGAAATGGATGAATCTAAGCCTAAAATGATGATAAATCGATGAATAATTTCGAAATATGAGATTACGGAGATGAAATCGATGAAAAAATGAAGATCGGTGAAATTTGGAGACGACGAAGAAGTTTTCTAAGGTTTTTCCGCCGGAGCTGAAAGAGAAAATGAAaggagaagagagagagagaaagaacagataaatgaaaatatctactgagattcctcttgtatatatagtaaagggtagtgttgtcattattaaaattcataataattaattatgggccagatctgaagaaaaattgattttttgggcctagcagtatcattttcctaaagtatggagttgatagtgaaggatccattttgtggggcttctatatattgaatccatatagtagggggttctagtatttttcactatttCAAGAGCaacttaggctaaggcccaacccatggataacccataatatgaggcccttaattaaaagaagtttaaatttaggccccaaattattaaaagaccttgatactcTCATGCATATTATCAAGcctataattaaataaaattcaaattaggcccaaaattattaaaaaaaatattttcaaaattattaaaattacaataatttcttagcatgtgtaattaggagttacacacgCATTTGTCTCGTGTAAATGAaagttacatatgcatttatctagtgtaattgtgagttacacatgcatttgacTTGTATAATCAGCGTCAACTCTAGTATGAAGTTATAGGCATAagtaattactccctccgttcttaaataataggctggtttctataaataaatgtttcaaaaaaataggccggtttcctaattgggaaagtcaaatgttactttggtTTTGTGGgatcacttttctcttaacttcttttgatgacaagtgtcatagggaccatttcactttacttcttttactgacaagtgtcatggggaccatttcacttcacttcttttattgacaaatatcatgaggaccacttttaaTGAttggttctcttaatttccttatttttctctaaaaacaaaaccaacctattaaaaaagaacgaagggagtagcttttatgaagttatcggcTACcttaaatataacaacaagcaatcagttttTATAAGATTGAAAGAACAGTACATGCAACAATTTATATTCAGTTTCACATACATCTTGCtaatgtaactagcagttacacatgcatctgactagtgtaactagaagttacacattcatattggAATTCAGCACAAAAAACCACCACTACTTCTGGTTctatttatattttttctttctttttaacaAGAGTCACATTCGA
This is a stretch of genomic DNA from Papaver somniferum cultivar HN1 chromosome 1, ASM357369v1, whole genome shotgun sequence. It encodes these proteins:
- the LOC113295591 gene encoding uncharacterized protein LOC113295591, with translation MALNIGSVPLHPNLLSHSVSFVSKHNHLFFFNRLSLSSSNSLAANHFYSSSSFTVAIHSEGAEGVTDEEEEPPGSNGSLSSARTQLDLLEQLSSSTDGNASDGKSNRLTIREQLMQLVGDREGEDFSILLGKKNLKKVSATFLTISQKRNIKRKAYLDDVSQRNDTFFFSTIAAFVIIPPIIILVVAVSTGYVQLLP